The genomic interval TTGTCACCGGGCTTTTCGGTTTGGCCGGAATTTGGTACCGCCACTATCTGGAGCAACACAAGAGCGCCGCGGGGCAAGCCTCGTCCGAGGCGGCCGGCCCGGAACCGAGGGCGCCCAAGCCGACTCCGGCGAAGCGCGCAGAATCCGCCCGGACTCCGACGGCCGAAAGAACGAAGGAGTTTGTCTTCTACCGCGAAGGCAGTTGGTGGATCGGCATGGTCGTGATCATCCTGCTGTCCGTCGCCGGGGCGCTTTTCGCCGGATGGCTGGCGGCCTACCTGAGCGGTGTCCTGGCCGTCGACTTCCCCTTGCCGGACGGGGGTTGGACCGCGCTTGGGATCGCGGGCGCGGTTTGGGGAATCGTGTACTCCGTCATCGGCGGATTGGGAGCCGACGACTGGGTGGAGATGTTTTTCCCGCTGGTCGGACCCTATGAAAACATTTTTTCCCCGTCCGACGCGGGCGATTTTTTCCGCGGATTGCTTTCCGCGCCGCCGGTGAATATCCTGGTCGGGATTGCGGCCGCCATGATCGCAGGAATCGCGGCGGAAAATTTCCTCGGGGCGGATTTGGCGGGTGTGTTCTATCTCGCGTTCGGCCTGACGGTTTTTGTGGGGATCGTATGGTACGCCACGCAGGAGGCGTGGTAATCGTTGAAGGAATCCCCATCATCGGCAATTCCGTAAAGGCCGGGCCGTACATCCCCGTGCCGGAAATCCCATCCGGATGCCAAAAAAGGAAAAAGGCGAGAGGGAAACCGCAAGAATCCGGAAACCCGCCGATGGCGGGTGATTGCGCTCGAGGAGGTTTCTTGCGGCTGATGCCGCGGCCGCGGCGAGGCGACGCAGGGACTGTATGCGAAAGTTTTGTCCAATAATTATGGGGAAGCGGGCAAGGCTTTTCGCCCCCCTGATTTCAGCGACCATCTCCGGGCGCAACCCGGCGATTAACGCACGCCGGAACGACGGGCCCCTCCCCCGATCGGGGGAGGGGCCCGCCAGCCGAAACCGACCGGACCGCAAAACCGATCGGTCGCACTAGAGGGGGAATGCGCCGACTTAAGATGCGCGTGAGAAGGCCATGGTCACCGTCCCGCTCCCGGTGGGATGAGAATCGATCTCCAAACGTTCGGCCGTGCAACGGTATGGCGCCGGGCCGTCGACCGCAAGGTTCACCTAAGGTCCCGCTCCCGGAGCCGAGACCATGGCGCCGTCCTTGTAGGCCGTCCACTCGGAGACGCCGGATTTGACGGAGGCGGAGTCGAATTGGATGATCTCATCGTTGGCGGTGTAGGTACCGGTATTGCGGAAACTGGACGTAGCTTCCATATATTGTCCGGGGCCAAAGTCCATGCGCAGAACGAACTCGTCGGAATAATAGGTGTAGGCATTCCCGTCGAACGCCATCTGCAATCCGCCGGACACGGCGTGCAAGCCCGGAACAGGGACAATCGCCGCCAGCAATGAATCCAAGTCCGCGGTCGGCATCACCCAATTCCCAACCAGACAAGCGGCCCCGTCCGCTCCGGCTTGGGAGGCAGGAGTGCGGGTTGACGTTGCGGAGGCCTCAGGTTCCAAGATGCCGGTCGAACCGGCGGCCCCGGCTGCGTCTCCCAGGCTGAAAGCGGAAACCAGTGACGCGAAGCCGAAGAAAAAGGTAAAAAAGTGAGATCGACGCAATGATTCTATCTTGCCTCCTAATAATGGATAATATTAGTCATAATAGTCATAATATTGGAATTAAGCTGTAAGTCAAGTCGGAAAAATATTTCTCATGGAAGGATTAACTACTATAAGGCGCGAGTAATTCCGATAAGGGAGTCGGGATAATTCAAAAAGGGGGAAACCCAAAGAAATTTCCGATCGAGGTACGGCGGCTCTGAGTTTCGCTATGACCGTTCCTTTTTTTTTATGGTCAAGGACCAGGTAGAATACCCGGGCAAGGAGGGCGGAACGCAGGTTTATGGGAGGCTGTATCCATCGGGCTGGAAGATCCAAGCGCGGGGGATGCGTTCGCCGGGCCACCCGCAGACAACTCGGGGCAGGGAAGGGATGACAAGCGGCGCCGCCGTTTCGACCATGGCCGATTATTCAAAACGCATCGCAATCGTTCAACAATACATCGACGGCCATCTAACCGAGCCGCTCGATCTCGGGACCCTGGCCGGGGTGGCCGGGTTTTCGATGTACCACTTTTCGCGTTTGTTCTACGCGTACGCCGGAATGCCGGTCATCCGCTACGTGAAGGCGCGGCGCCTGGAGCAGGCGGCCGGGATGCTGGCTGGAACCGGGGAGAGCGTCACAGGCATCGCCCGCAAGTGCGGGTTCGCCTCGATCTCCTCGTTCAACGCGTTGTTCAAGCAGATGTTCGGCATGTCCCCGAAAGCATACCGGGAGGGGAAAAAACGCAAGAAGCCGGCAGAGTCGCGCAAGATCCGGGAAGACGCCGACGGGAAAACCGCCGATACTCCGAAGAATTCTTTTTTACGGAGGATCTGGGCGATGAACGTCGAAATCAAGAATCTACCCGAATACCGGATCGCGTATTTCCGACACACGGGGAGCTACCTGGACACGGGGCGGAACTGGCAACGGCTGTTGGCTTGGGTGGGAAAGCGCGGGCTGTCCGCCGCGCGTCCGCTGTTCATCGGGATTTCGCAAGACGATCCGGAGACGACCGAAGAAGACGAATGCCGGCACGACGCCTGCGTCACCTTGCCGGCCGGTTTTCCCGAAACGGATGAGGACGGGGTGCGGTACACTACGATTCCGGCCGGACGGTACGGCCAGTACCTCTTTTACGACACGATCGACAAGCTGGCGATCGCCTTCCGGGCTTTGTACGGCGAGTGGCTGCCGCAGAGCGGATACGAACTCGACGAGCGTCCGCCGCTGGAGATCAACCTCAACAATCCGGCCGAGGATCCGGAGCGGAAGAGCAAGTGCCTGGTGTGCATTCCGCTGAAGAACTAGGGCAATAAGCCGGAGCGATCCATACCGGAACCGCGGACCGCTCCGGCCAACCGCCGCTTCATTGGAAAATCCGGGGTGAAACCAAGCGAAACGGATGGCAAGCCCGGGACTGGGCTGGATGCCAGAGTGTTGAAAAATGCGTCGTGGCCGGCGGGAAGCGGGGAGGAAGAGAACGCCATCGGCCTTTTGTTTGTTATCATTCGCGGTGTGCTCCTTTGACGGCCCCGCGTATTCCCGGAAAGAAAATTCACGCGGGCGAGGCAGGGCGTCCTATGCCATCTCGCTGGACGGAAAACGATATTCAGGTCAGCGGCGCGCGACTGC from Anaerolineales bacterium carries:
- a CDS encoding AraC family transcriptional regulator; its protein translation is MTSGAAVSTMADYSKRIAIVQQYIDGHLTEPLDLGTLAGVAGFSMYHFSRLFYAYAGMPVIRYVKARRLEQAAGMLAGTGESVTGIARKCGFASISSFNALFKQMFGMSPKAYREGKKRKKPAESRKIREDADGKTADTPKNSFLRRIWAMNVEIKNLPEYRIAYFRHTGSYLDTGRNWQRLLAWVGKRGLSAARPLFIGISQDDPETTEEDECRHDACVTLPAGFPETDEDGVRYTTIPAGRYGQYLFYDTIDKLAIAFRALYGEWLPQSGYELDERPPLEINLNNPAEDPERKSKCLVCIPLKN